A region from the Pelobates fuscus isolate aPelFus1 chromosome 1, aPelFus1.pri, whole genome shotgun sequence genome encodes:
- the SMUG1 gene encoding single-strand selective monofunctional uracil DNA glycosylase gives MFVSPLECGVPTSFYPDQDIANSFLQIEQELNLKLAELQFQDPVKYVYNPLLYAWDPHEKYVRTYCQSKKDVLFLGMNPGPFGMAQTGVPFGEVSHVRNWLCIEGEVSKPQSEHPKRPILGFECPNREVSGARFWGFFKSLCGRPEIFFQHCFVHNHCPLIFMNQSGKNLTPSDLPKQQRDKLLDICDEFLCQVIKTLGVKMVIGVGRFSEQRAKKALAAEGIEVEVKCIMHPSPRNPQANKGWNSVAMAQLQELGVLTLFSN, from the exons ATGTTTGTCTCACCACTTGAATGTGGTGTACCCACCAGCTTCTATCCTGATCAAGATATTGCCAATAGCTTTCTACAGATAGAACAGGAGTTGAATTTAAAGCTGGCAGAACTTCAATTTCAGGACCCTGTTAAGTATGTTTATAATCCACTCTTGTATGCCTGGGACCCACACGAGAAGTATGTGCGGACATACTGCCAGTCAAAGAAGGATGTTCTCTTTTTAGGGATGAATCCAGGACCGTTCGGCATGGCCCAGACAGGG GTTCCCTTTGGGGAAGTTAGCCATGTGCGGAACTGGTTGTGTATTGAAGGTGAAGTCTCTAAGCCACAGTCAGAGCATCCGAAAAGACCTATCCTTGGGTTTGAATGTCCCAATAGAGAGGTTAGTGGTGCCCGCTTTTGGGGTTTCTTCAAATCCCTCTGTGGACGACCTGAAATTTTTTTCCAACACTGCTTTGTGCACAACCACTGCCCGCTCATCTTCATGAACCAGTCAGGGAAGAACCTGACTCCCTCAGACCTCCCAAAACAACAGAGGGACAAGCTGCTGGATATCTGTGATGAATTCCTCTGTCAAGTAATCAAGACTCTTGGGGTTAAAATGGTTATTggagtgggcagattctcagaaCAACGAGCAAAAAAAGCTTTGGCAGCTGAGGGGATTGAGGTGGAAGTAAAGTGTATAATGCATCCATCCCCCAGGAATCCCCAAGCTAACAAAGGATGGAACAGTGTGGCCATGGCACAGCTACAAGAACTTGGTGTTTTGACTTTATTCTCTAATTGA